A region of Deltaproteobacteria bacterium DNA encodes the following proteins:
- a CDS encoding NAD-binding protein → MPRRRQPLAAQLRYLGALLNRFRLPIVLVSLTLIGGTLLVHQAYVFPDGSRPGWARSAQAIYFLMIGNPTLDFPRVWYLELLWFLVPPVGVIGVADGLIRFAYLFFAAQRHDKEWNLVLAQTMSDHVVLCGAGRVGYRIYQALRQLEVPVLVVEKSENAAFVQALRTDGAAVIIEDASTAGTMAHVNLSSARALVCATDDDLANINIALDARRIRPEIRVVMRVFDEDLAERVENFGVDAFSTSALSAPAFAAASLDPGVHHSFWLAGELHVMAELQAPQGFEGRSIESLREQRLLVAMVERGPEKLHAPVGTFALRAGDKLHIQGPYKSYDALARAARAS, encoded by the coding sequence ATGCCGCGGCGCCGCCAGCCGTTGGCCGCGCAGCTGCGCTACCTCGGCGCGCTGCTGAATCGCTTTCGGCTGCCCATCGTGCTGGTGAGCCTGACCTTGATCGGCGGGACGCTGCTCGTGCACCAGGCCTACGTCTTCCCCGACGGCTCGCGGCCCGGCTGGGCGCGCTCGGCGCAGGCGATCTACTTCCTGATGATCGGCAACCCCACGCTCGACTTCCCGCGGGTCTGGTACCTGGAGCTGCTCTGGTTCCTGGTGCCGCCGGTGGGCGTGATCGGCGTGGCGGACGGCCTGATCCGATTTGCCTACCTGTTCTTCGCGGCCCAGCGCCACGACAAGGAGTGGAACCTCGTGCTCGCCCAGACCATGTCCGACCACGTGGTGCTCTGCGGTGCAGGCCGCGTGGGCTACCGCATCTACCAGGCGCTGCGGCAGCTGGAGGTGCCGGTGCTCGTGGTCGAGAAGAGCGAGAACGCCGCCTTCGTGCAGGCGCTGCGCACCGATGGCGCGGCGGTGATCATCGAAGATGCTTCCACCGCCGGGACGATGGCGCACGTGAACCTCTCCAGCGCGCGCGCGTTGGTCTGCGCCACCGACGACGACCTCGCCAACATCAACATCGCCCTCGACGCGCGCCGCATCCGTCCGGAGATCCGCGTGGTGATGCGCGTGTTCGACGAGGATCTCGCCGAGCGCGTCGAAAACTTCGGCGTGGACGCGTTCTCGACGTCCGCGCTCTCGGCGCCGGCCTTCGCGGCGGCCTCGCTGGATCCGGGCGTGCACCACTCCTTCTGGCTCGCCGGCGAGCTGCACGTGATGGCCGAGCTTCAGGCGCCCCAGGGCTTCGAAGGCCGATCGATCGAGTCCCTTCGCGAGCAGCGGCTGCTGGTGGCGATGGTGGAGCGCGGTCCCGAAAAGCTGCACGCGCCGGTGGGGACGTTCGCGCTGCGCGCGGGCGACAAGCTGCACATCCAGGGGCCGTACAAGTCGTACGATGCGCTGGCGCGGGCCGCGCGCGCGAGCTGA
- a CDS encoding carbohydrate-binding family 9-like protein, producing the protein MRKSMIVLAALAALASCKDESAPNPGRGGGEATSHVSTSAPASVQQPIHVTFQGGAIELIGTDLSPAQPKAGQTVTVTNYYKVNRAPEGSWKLFVHVAAPGQGGLQMIANRDHEPMDGQLPLSQWKPGQVIADAWQLPIPQQAPPQIAVLLGFWNDSGRMPVDPQPPGEQPKTDGQGRVLAAVIPVTVAGPPLPTYVVPKRQGEITIDGKLDDAAWQKAPSTPAFVNTMNGGQARSETHAKLLWDDQFLYVAFDVQTPDVWGTKTQKDEPIYGEQVVEIFIDADGDQKTYNELEVSPHNIQFDAAFDYRRSDLQKAMAWDSKMESAVQVQGTLDNSSDTDRGFTVEMKIPIANLYAVPHVPPQVGDTWRFNLYYIDNKKNDAEGFSPPMVGDFHNLVRFGYLKFAE; encoded by the coding sequence ATGCGAAAGTCCATGATCGTTTTGGCCGCGCTTGCGGCGCTCGCCAGCTGCAAGGACGAGAGCGCGCCCAACCCCGGTCGCGGTGGCGGCGAGGCGACGTCGCACGTGTCCACGTCGGCGCCGGCCAGCGTGCAGCAGCCCATCCACGTGACCTTCCAGGGCGGGGCCATCGAGCTCATCGGCACCGACCTCTCGCCGGCGCAGCCCAAGGCCGGCCAGACGGTCACCGTGACCAACTACTACAAGGTCAACCGCGCTCCCGAGGGCAGCTGGAAGCTCTTCGTGCACGTGGCCGCACCGGGGCAGGGCGGGCTGCAGATGATCGCCAACCGCGATCACGAGCCGATGGACGGCCAGCTCCCGCTCTCTCAGTGGAAGCCTGGCCAGGTCATCGCCGACGCCTGGCAGTTGCCCATTCCGCAGCAGGCGCCGCCGCAGATCGCGGTGCTGCTCGGCTTCTGGAACGACTCGGGCCGCATGCCGGTGGATCCGCAGCCGCCCGGCGAGCAGCCCAAGACCGACGGCCAGGGCCGCGTGCTCGCCGCGGTGATCCCGGTGACCGTCGCCGGTCCGCCGCTGCCGACATACGTGGTGCCCAAGCGCCAGGGCGAGATCACCATCGACGGCAAGCTCGACGACGCCGCTTGGCAGAAGGCGCCCAGCACGCCCGCGTTCGTGAACACCATGAACGGCGGCCAGGCCAGGAGCGAGACGCACGCCAAGCTGCTCTGGGACGATCAGTTCCTCTACGTGGCCTTCGACGTGCAGACGCCGGACGTGTGGGGCACCAAGACGCAGAAGGACGAGCCCATCTACGGCGAGCAGGTGGTGGAGATCTTCATCGACGCCGACGGAGACCAGAAGACCTACAACGAGCTCGAGGTCAGCCCGCACAACATCCAGTTCGACGCCGCTTTCGACTACCGCCGCTCGGATCTGCAGAAGGCCATGGCCTGGGATTCGAAGATGGAGAGCGCGGTGCAGGTGCAGGGCACCCTCGACAACTCGAGCGACACCGATCGCGGCTTCACGGTGGAGATGAAGATCCCCATCGCGAATCTCTATGCCGTACCGCACGTGCCGCCCCAGGTGGGCGACACGTGGCGATTCAATCTTTACTATATTGACAATAAAAAGAACGACGCCGAGGGCTTCTCGCCGCCCATGGTTGGCGACTTCCACAACCTGGTGCGCTTCGGCTACCTCAAGTTCGCCGAGTGA
- a CDS encoding DNA internalization-related competence protein ComEC/Rec2, translating into MRASVAPAIFFIIGVGIGSERPAISALLAVALLLASRALNVRGWPGGFLALLIAFALAGASLAGVRLRPGDATGIEPGGEAVLEGRVSERLGAQVALDVDALAPSPSAPLEPRHVRAALSGGPDDLLPGERIRILARLFVSRPPANPGEADALERDRDRGVDVHAVLRPGELLRLEPAGLGQRIAQRLRRRFEQLAADAIADPAARALVVTLAVGDRSGLSPDVNEHFNASGLAHILSVSGLHIAVVAFGLVAIVRWLLLRWPRLARRADAGRLAGLLALPAIWGYVALTGSEVPAVRSGIMASVLIAARSLRREPEPFTSLAWAAVLCLAVDPSQLHDLSFQLSFLAVLGLMTLSKPLRERIPVQPPMRGAQGWRSWPSRAREHVLSGAATSLAASLATAPLVAAAFHRESVVAVAANLVALPVASALTAVAALAAALAPIGPVATLLLHVAGPLAKLLIAVADGFGQLPFAQVRVAAPSLSTTLLYYAALAAFALVGLERRALRVGLGAALALGLLGAWRAERPRLDDALTVTFLAVGQGDAAVLRFPGGDTIVIDGGGEVGSHFDPGAQILAPFLWERGVTRLRAVALSHPHPDHALGLIGLGPLVPADELWIASDHEAGGLLEELEHAYAGATLRSLSRGDPLPGLGGARIDVLGPAPRAHFDAVNDQSLVLKVTYGDVSFLFPGDAEAPAEQALLEHPEALASTVVKAPHHGSNTSSTEAFVRATRAHAVVFCVGEGNRFHFPHEVVRERWAEAGCRLFRTDRDGAITFRTDGHGVTAQTFSSGENWSLGAGGG; encoded by the coding sequence GTGCGGGCGTCGGTTGCCCCGGCGATTTTCTTCATCATCGGCGTGGGGATCGGCTCGGAACGGCCGGCAATCAGCGCGCTCCTCGCGGTGGCGCTGCTGCTCGCGAGTCGGGCGCTGAATGTTCGCGGCTGGCCGGGCGGATTCCTGGCCTTGCTGATCGCGTTCGCGCTCGCCGGCGCCTCGCTTGCGGGCGTGCGGTTGCGGCCGGGCGACGCCACCGGCATCGAGCCTGGCGGCGAGGCAGTGCTGGAGGGGCGCGTGTCGGAGCGGCTGGGCGCGCAGGTGGCGCTCGACGTCGATGCCTTGGCGCCCTCGCCTTCTGCGCCGCTGGAGCCGCGGCATGTTCGTGCGGCGCTCTCGGGCGGGCCCGATGACCTGCTGCCGGGCGAGCGTATCCGGATCCTGGCGCGGCTCTTCGTCTCGCGGCCGCCGGCGAACCCGGGCGAGGCCGATGCGCTCGAGCGCGATCGCGACCGCGGCGTCGACGTGCACGCGGTTCTTCGACCCGGCGAGCTCTTGCGGCTCGAGCCAGCGGGACTGGGCCAGCGAATCGCGCAGCGGCTGCGACGGCGCTTCGAGCAGCTCGCGGCAGACGCCATCGCGGATCCCGCGGCGCGCGCGCTGGTGGTGACCCTGGCCGTCGGCGACCGCAGCGGGCTCTCGCCGGACGTGAACGAGCACTTCAACGCGAGCGGGCTGGCGCACATCCTGTCGGTGTCGGGGCTGCACATCGCGGTGGTGGCGTTCGGGCTGGTGGCGATCGTGCGCTGGCTGCTGCTGAGATGGCCGAGGCTCGCGCGTCGCGCGGACGCAGGACGGCTCGCGGGGCTGCTCGCGCTGCCGGCGATCTGGGGCTATGTGGCGCTGACCGGCTCCGAAGTGCCCGCGGTGCGCTCGGGGATCATGGCCAGCGTGCTCATCGCGGCGCGCTCGCTGCGGCGCGAGCCGGAGCCGTTCACCTCGCTGGCGTGGGCGGCGGTGCTCTGTCTCGCGGTGGATCCGTCGCAGCTGCACGACCTCTCGTTTCAGCTCTCGTTCCTGGCGGTGCTCGGGTTGATGACGCTCTCCAAGCCGCTGCGAGAGCGAATCCCGGTGCAGCCGCCGATGCGGGGCGCGCAGGGCTGGCGGAGCTGGCCTTCGCGCGCGCGCGAGCACGTGCTCTCGGGCGCCGCGACGTCGCTCGCGGCCTCGCTCGCCACGGCGCCCCTCGTGGCTGCGGCGTTTCATCGCGAGAGCGTGGTGGCCGTGGCGGCGAACCTGGTCGCGCTGCCCGTCGCCTCGGCGCTCACGGCCGTGGCCGCGCTCGCTGCTGCCCTCGCGCCCATTGGCCCCGTGGCGACGCTGCTCCTCCACGTCGCCGGGCCGCTCGCGAAGCTGCTCATCGCCGTGGCCGACGGATTCGGTCAGCTCCCCTTTGCGCAGGTGCGCGTGGCGGCGCCGTCGCTGTCCACGACGCTGCTGTACTACGCGGCCCTCGCGGCCTTCGCGCTCGTGGGGCTGGAGCGGCGTGCGCTTCGCGTGGGCCTGGGTGCGGCGTTGGCGCTCGGGCTACTGGGCGCGTGGCGCGCGGAGCGGCCGCGGCTCGACGACGCGCTCACGGTCACCTTCCTCGCCGTCGGCCAGGGCGACGCGGCGGTGCTGCGGTTTCCCGGCGGCGACACGATCGTCATCGACGGCGGCGGCGAGGTCGGCAGCCACTTCGATCCGGGCGCGCAGATCCTCGCGCCGTTTCTGTGGGAACGAGGCGTGACGCGGCTGCGCGCGGTGGCGCTCTCGCATCCGCATCCGGATCACGCGCTCGGGCTCATCGGGCTGGGGCCGCTGGTGCCGGCCGACGAGCTCTGGATCGCGTCGGATCACGAAGCCGGCGGATTGCTCGAGGAGCTCGAGCACGCCTACGCGGGCGCCACGCTGCGCTCGCTCTCGCGCGGCGACCCGTTGCCCGGGCTCGGCGGCGCGCGGATCGACGTGCTCGGGCCTGCCCCCCGCGCGCACTTCGACGCCGTGAATGACCAGAGCCTGGTGCTCAAGGTGACTTACGGCGACGTTTCGTTCCTCTTTCCGGGCGACGCCGAGGCGCCCGCGGAGCAGGCGCTGCTCGAGCATCCGGAGGCGCTCGCGTCGACGGTGGTGAAGGCGCCGCACCACGGCTCGAATACTTCGAGCACCGAAGCATTCGTGCGCGCGACGCGTGCGCACGCGGTCGTCTTCTGCGTGGGCGAGGGCAACCGCTTCCACTTCCCGCACGAGGTGGTCCGCGAGCGCTGGGCCGAGGCCGGCTGCCGGCTCTTCCGCACCGATCGCGACGGCGCCATCACCTTCCGCACCGACGGCCACGGCGTCACCGCGCAGACGTTCTCCAGCGGCGAAAACTGGAGCCTGGGCGCGGGCGGTGGCTAG
- a CDS encoding glyoxalase, whose protein sequence is MLRRIDHVQLPIPEGGEPAARRFWAELCQLPEVPKPANLLHQGGCWFEGGGVIVHVGVDRPFHPVTRAHPAFCVADIDALAARFAAGGVTVRWSDSMPGRRRFTVDDPFGNRVEFLADGDGLSQR, encoded by the coding sequence ATGCTCCGGCGCATCGATCACGTGCAGCTGCCGATTCCTGAAGGCGGCGAGCCGGCCGCGCGGCGCTTCTGGGCCGAGCTCTGCCAGCTGCCCGAGGTGCCGAAGCCGGCGAACCTGCTTCATCAAGGCGGCTGCTGGTTCGAGGGCGGCGGGGTGATCGTGCACGTCGGCGTGGACCGGCCGTTTCACCCGGTGACGCGCGCGCATCCTGCCTTCTGCGTGGCTGACATCGACGCGCTCGCGGCGCGCTTTGCCGCGGGCGGCGTGACCGTGCGCTGGAGCGACTCCATGCCCGGTCGCCGACGATTCACCGTCGACGATCCATTTGGCAATCGCGTGGAGTTCCTGGCCGACGGCGACGGCCTCTCGCAGCGTTGA
- the metF gene encoding methylenetetrahydrofolate reductase [NAD(P)H], translating into MRVASLYQRGEPCFSFEFFPPKDDKGVANLFQTIEELASLRPGFVSVTYGAGGSTRDFTVEIATRIKRETKIEPVAHLTCVGHDKHELRNILRTYGEAQVENVLCLRGDPPKGQTSFVAVPNGFRYAGELVAFVKHEGFDFCLGGAAYPEGHIETLDREVDLRHLKAKVAEGLEFLVTQIFFDNAFYFDFVERARHAGIHVPIVPGIMPITSFEQVQRFTRMCGATIPMRLLLELERRKDQPQAILELGVAHATVQAMELLQRGAPGIHFITLNKSRATQMILTALRARF; encoded by the coding sequence ATGCGCGTCGCCAGCCTCTACCAGCGCGGGGAGCCCTGCTTCTCGTTCGAGTTCTTCCCGCCCAAGGACGACAAGGGCGTCGCGAACCTGTTCCAGACCATCGAGGAGCTGGCGTCGTTGCGGCCGGGGTTCGTGTCGGTGACCTATGGCGCGGGCGGCTCCACGCGCGATTTCACGGTGGAGATCGCCACGCGCATCAAGCGCGAGACCAAGATCGAGCCGGTGGCGCACCTCACCTGCGTGGGCCACGACAAGCACGAGCTGCGCAACATCCTCCGCACCTACGGCGAGGCGCAGGTGGAGAACGTGCTCTGCCTGCGCGGCGACCCGCCCAAGGGCCAGACGTCCTTCGTGGCGGTGCCCAACGGGTTTCGCTACGCGGGCGAGCTGGTGGCCTTCGTGAAGCACGAGGGCTTCGACTTCTGTCTCGGGGGCGCGGCGTATCCCGAGGGCCACATCGAGACGCTCGATCGCGAGGTGGATCTGCGGCACCTGAAGGCAAAGGTCGCCGAGGGCCTCGAGTTCCTCGTCACGCAGATCTTCTTCGACAACGCCTTCTACTTCGACTTCGTGGAGCGCGCGCGGCACGCCGGCATCCACGTGCCCATCGTGCCGGGCATCATGCCCATCACCAGCTTCGAGCAGGTGCAGCGGTTCACGCGCATGTGCGGCGCCACCATTCCCATGCGGCTCTTGCTGGAGCTGGAGCGTCGCAAGGATCAGCCCCAGGCGATCCTGGAGCTGGGCGTGGCCCACGCCACGGTTCAGGCCATGGAGCTCTTGCAGCGTGGCGCGCCAGGCATCCACTTCATTACGCTCAACAAGAGCCGGGCGACGCAGATGATCCTCACCGCGCTGCGCGCCCGGTTTTAG
- a CDS encoding CarD family transcriptional regulator, whose translation MATSFKVGDKAVYPGQGVGEVMGIEHKEIAGQRQSFYVLRILENGMKIHIPINKVGSVGLREIIGPNDVKKVYAILKEKDISVDSTTWNRRYREYMEKIKTGSVFEIAQVLRDLYLLKSDKDLSFGERKMLDTARSLLIKELSLAKDCDEQTIEEDLKKIFNTSP comes from the coding sequence GTGGCGACTTCGTTCAAGGTGGGCGACAAGGCCGTCTACCCGGGTCAGGGCGTGGGCGAGGTGATGGGTATCGAGCACAAGGAGATCGCCGGCCAGCGCCAGAGCTTCTACGTGCTCCGCATCCTCGAGAACGGGATGAAGATCCACATCCCGATCAACAAGGTCGGCAGCGTCGGCCTGCGCGAGATCATCGGCCCGAACGACGTGAAGAAGGTCTACGCCATCCTCAAGGAGAAGGACATCTCCGTCGACTCCACCACGTGGAACCGGCGGTACCGCGAGTACATGGAGAAGATCAAGACGGGCTCCGTCTTCGAGATCGCCCAGGTGCTCCGCGACCTGTACCTCCTGAAGAGCGACAAGGACCTCTCCTTCGGTGAGCGCAAGATGCTGGATACCGCGCGCTCGCTGCTCATCAAGGAGCTCTCCCTCGCCAAGGACTGCGACGAGCAGACCATCGAGGAAGACCTGAAGAAGATCTTCAACACCAGCCCGTGA